Proteins found in one Magnolia sinica isolate HGM2019 chromosome 5, MsV1, whole genome shotgun sequence genomic segment:
- the LOC131246376 gene encoding peptide methionine sulfoxide reductase A5 encodes MEVRKNNFLPLCFALLSIVLMAQQSLAIRVPDRQIYSGQSAIPSNPNRPLKVAVFALGSFWRSEAVFGCLPGVIRTTVGYAGGSKTNPEFRSLGDHAESVQIEYDPKLIQFKQLLDVFWSSHDSRQVFGQGPDVGSQYRSIIFTNGAEEARLASASKEKEQTKTKSTIVTTQIQQIGAFYPAESDHQKFELKRKQFLLQMIGNLADEELMRSTLATKLNSYAAELCPLKTQKQIDVKIDDILRKGWPVLREV; translated from the coding sequence ATGGAGGTCCGGAAGAACAATTTTCTTCCTCTATGTTTTGCTCTTCTCAGCATTGTCCTCATGGCCCAGCAATCTCTCGCCATCCGAGTGCCGGATCGCCAGATTTACTCAGGACAAAGTGCCATCCCCAGTAACCCAAACCGGCCACTTAAGGTGGCTGTTTTTGCTCTCGGGAGCTTCTGGAGATCTGAAGCGGTTTTCGGATGCTTGCCCGGTGTGATCCGTACAACTGTTGGTTATGCTGGTGGATCTAAAACCAATCCTGAGTTTAGAAGCTTAGGAGATCATGCCGAATCTGTTCAGATTGAATATGATCCGAAGTTGATACAGTTCAAGCAGCTTTTGGATGTCTTCTGGTCTAGTCATGATTCTAGGCAAGTTTTTGGCCAAGGTCCTGACGTCGGCAGTCAATATAGGTCGATAATCTTCACTAATGGAGCCGAGGAGGCGAGATTGGCATCTGCAAGTAAAGAGAAGGAACAGACCAAAACAAAGAGCACCATTGTAACTACACAAATTCAGCAAATAGGAGCTTTTTATCCAGCAGAATCTGATCATCAGAAATTTGAGCTGAAGAGAAAACAATTTCTGCTTCAGATGATTGGAAATCTAGCAGATGAGGAGCTCATGAGGTCGACCTTGGCAACAAAACTAAATAGCTATGCTGCAGAACTCTGCCCGCTGAAGACTCAAAAGCAGATTGATGTGAAGATCGACGACATCCTTAGAAAAGGTTGGCCAGTGTTGAGAGAAGTGTAG